In the Streptomyces sp. 3214.6 genome, AGTGGCTGGAGAACTCCCCGTTCGACCGGCACGATCTCGCGGCTCTGCACCGGCACCGCGCCGCGCTCACACCTGCTCCCGTGCCTGTGATTGCTGTCTCGCGCAGCGGGACCGACTGCACGGGGCTCGACGCTGCGTACGGCCCGGCGGAACTCCTCGCGGCGTGGTCCTCCTGAGCATGCCGGCACACGTGTGGGTGCCAGGTGTCTATGGCCTGTCGCCCCATTCGGATCGGCCGAGCCTCCGGCGCACCGCGCCGGTGACGTCCTTCCGCTCACGCAAACGGCCCCGGACGAAGAGTCCGAGGCCGAGCAAGAGCCTTCACTGGGGGACAAACCCCAGGTCAGAGCGGTAACGCGTGGTGCCCCCGGCAGGATTCGAACCTGCGACACCCGCTTTGGGAGTTTTCCCTGGGCGGGGCTGTGACCTGGGGGAACGCCGCCGGAGTGAGGTCAGCCGCGCCACTCCACCAGGAGCAGCGTCGCGTCATCCGTGGTGTGTCCGCCCCGCGCCCGCTTGAGCGTGTGGGACAGGGAGCGTGCCACCGCCCGGATTCCGCGGCCGGTTCTCTCCAACTGGTTCACCCACTCGATCATCTGCTCCTCCCCGAACTCCTCCTCCCCGGCACCGTGCTCCTCGACCAGCCCGTCGGTGAAGCACAGGAGGCGGTCCCCCGGCTCCAGTTTCATCTCGCTCGTCTGCGGCTGCGGACCCCCGAGGCCGACAGGGAGGGTCGTCGGACCGGTCAGCCGCAGTGTGACGCGGTGATCACGCACGAGCATCGGTGACGGGTGCCCGGCGTTGACCCACTGAAGATGTCCCGTCGTGGTGTCCAGCTGCAGCATCTGCGCGGTGACGAAGTGCTCGGGGCCGAACTGGTCCGCCACAGCGCGGTCCATGAAGGCGTAGATCTCCGGCAGCCCGGTGCCGGCGCGGCGGGCGTGGCGGTAGGAGCCGATGGCCACGGTCGCCATCGTGGCCGCGTCCAGTCCGTGCCCCATCGCGTCGATCATGGCCACGTGGAGGACGTCTCCGTTGAGGGCGTAGTCGAAGCTGTCACCCGCCACGTCATAGGTGGGTTCCAGGATCCCGGCCACGGCGACCCGAGGCATGATCATCGCCAGCGGTGGCAGCAGGGCCCACTGGATCTCGGCGGCGACGCTTATCGGTTCCCTGCGTCGGACACCGAAGAAGAGGTCGGAGTAGCCGTTCTTGGTCACGAGCAGGTCGGCCACGAGGCCGGCGATCCTGTGCAGGATGCGGCGGTCGTCGTCATCGATGCTGTCCAGCGTCACTGCCATGACCCCGACCTGGTCGCCGCCGTCCAGCAGCGGCAGGAAGATTCGCACGCCGTCGTCTTCGGGCAGCTCGACGGGGTGAGCGTCCAGAAAGCAGCGGCCTGCCTCGGAGACGTCGATCGCCTGCGGTTCGCCGTCCATGAGGCCGTCGCCAGGCAAGGGTACGAGCAGCAGTTGGTCGTAGTCCTGCAGCAGCACCTGCGGTCGGCGGCCCCCTAGCCGCTCCACCACGTCGGCGACCAAGGGCCCGATGAGATGGGGCGGCAGTTCATGCGCGCGATCGAGGACCTCTCCCAGCAGAGCTTCCCCGAAGCTCTCGGAGCGGTCCGCGCGCTGTCCGGCCGTCATCCCCTCACCCGCCATGGTCCTCACCCGCCATGGTCCGAGTCGATCGGAGCGGCGGGCTGGGACGGCGCAGGATCCACCAATGTCATCGCTCCATCGAGGGGTCGTAGGCGCCCCCGGGCGCCGGCCCCGTCACCCGGGCCCGTCCGGATCGGGCCTCTCACCGGAGTCCGGACCCTCCTTCCGACTCCCATGCGTCCTGTCCGTCGAGACCGCTCTCGGCGAGTGCCAGCAGGCGCGGAGCCGACAGGGGGTTTTCTGGATCGGCGGCAGCGGTCAGCAGCCGGGTGGCCGCACCAGCCGGCTCGTCCGGGGGGATCACCAGCAGTTCCCAGCGTCCCACGGTGCCGCACTCCACGGTGATGGCATGCGCCTCGGCGGCGAAATCGGTCAGGACCACCTCGATCACATGGCCGGGCGCCATTACCTCCTTCGGGGCATCGGGCCAGGCGGCGGTACCCACGGTCACGCGCGTGACGGTGCCGATGCTCGGATCCAAGGAGCCGACCAGCACGGGCAGCTCCAGTTCCAGTGCGTCGCAGCGCGGCCACCATGCGCCGTCCAGCGGGCCATGGCTGACGTCCGGCGTGAGGCGCAGCCGGGGCAAAGGCATCCGGTAGGAGTGTCCGTCACCTGGCGCCGTACCTTCGGCGGGCTCTGTGATGGCGTTCATCGTGCGATCCCATTCCGGGCGGTTTCCGGCTGCCCGTGCCTGTCACTCGCCGGGAACGGCGCCGCCGTGATCGTGCGCCCGACAGTTCTCGGTACCTGTCAGGCTACTCCCGGCCGTGGCAAGCGGCGTGGCGCGCAGCCATCGCGTGGAGAGGCAGACAGCCATCGCGTCGGGACACGTCCGTACGGTGGACGACGGGTGGCGTGACGGCCCTGGCCGGGTACGACCCGCCGGCTCATCGCTCCTCTGCCACATCATCGGCGTGCCGAGGGCTGCCCTTCGGAGGACAGGGTCAACACGCAGGGGGCGACGGGGCCGGGCAGCCCGACGACCTCGCCCATGTTCTGCCAGCCCCAGGACGAGAAGGCGGCTTGTCCTGCCTGGTCGGCAGGATGCAGCAGGGTGACCCCGAGGGAGGATCGCAGCTCTGTGAGCAGACGCTGTTGCAGGCGGCGGGCGACATCGCGGTGCTGAGCGTGCGGATGGGCCACGACCTGGGTGAGGACGACGAACCGTGCGCGGGAGGTGAGCCGCTGGATGAGCTCCTGGAGCGTTCCGTCGAACCCTCGGCGGCCGGAGCCGTCGGGGCCCACCGGAAAACCGAAGGCGCAACCGACCAGCACCGTCGTCTCGGCGACCAGCAGGGCGAAGCCGGGGCGATGGGCAGTGACCGCCAAGCGGTGCAGGAAGTCTCCGCGGTCGTGGTACGCCTCGCCGGCGGTGCCCGCGACGGACTCCGCAGCCAGGTCCACGATGTCCTCGCGCATGTCTTCTGCCTGCCAGCGGGTCAGCCGGCGAAGGCGAATCCCGTCCCTGAGGACCGGCTGATCCGGCCGACGAGCGGAGTCCTCGGGCGCCCGCGTCGCGGTACTCAGGAGGCCCCCGGATGCGGCGGGCGGCACGGGACTCAGGGGGGCCGTAAGGAGCAGCGAAGTCGATCCGGTGGCATCGAGGAGCCGGGAGATCTGCGCGCACGGATGTTGCAGCCGCAGCCGAGCGTGGACCCGGC is a window encoding:
- a CDS encoding STAS domain-containing protein; protein product: MAFSRLDIHRRNRGERTLVTLAGDIGPATTPLLRAAVEQCLLDGVTVIDIDLTTVGSCDARGLDVLLSASRRASRVHARLRLQHPCAQISRLLDATGSTSLLLTAPLSPVPPAASGGLLSTATRAPEDSARRPDQPVLRDGIRLRRLTRWQAEDMREDIVDLAAESVAGTAGEAYHDRGDFLHRLAVTAHRPGFALLVAETTVLVGCAFGFPVGPDGSGRRGFDGTLQELIQRLTSRARFVVLTQVVAHPHAQHRDVARRLQQRLLTELRSSLGVTLLHPADQAGQAAFSSWGWQNMGEVVGLPGPVAPCVLTLSSEGQPSARR
- a CDS encoding PP2C family protein-serine/threonine phosphatase, producing MTAGQRADRSESFGEALLGEVLDRAHELPPHLIGPLVADVVERLGGRRPQVLLQDYDQLLLVPLPGDGLMDGEPQAIDVSEAGRCFLDAHPVELPEDDGVRIFLPLLDGGDQVGVMAVTLDSIDDDDRRILHRIAGLVADLLVTKNGYSDLFFGVRRREPISVAAEIQWALLPPLAMIMPRVAVAGILEPTYDVAGDSFDYALNGDVLHVAMIDAMGHGLDAATMATVAIGSYRHARRAGTGLPEIYAFMDRAVADQFGPEHFVTAQMLQLDTTTGHLQWVNAGHPSPMLVRDHRVTLRLTGPTTLPVGLGGPQPQTSEMKLEPGDRLLCFTDGLVEEHGAGEEEFGEEQMIEWVNQLERTGRGIRAVARSLSHTLKRARGGHTTDDATLLLVEWRG
- a CDS encoding DUF5994 family protein, which gives rise to MPLPRLRLTPDVSHGPLDGAWWPRCDALELELPVLVGSLDPSIGTVTRVTVGTAAWPDAPKEVMAPGHVIEVVLTDFAAEAHAITVECGTVGRWELLVIPPDEPAGAATRLLTAAADPENPLSAPRLLALAESGLDGQDAWESEGGSGLR